Proteins encoded within one genomic window of Tidjanibacter massiliensis:
- a CDS encoding BACON domain-containing protein, translating to MKKIYSLWMMLLPLAVAAVSCGKEPVDTAASLSVQPTLLEFAATGNGSQSVAVTATNTEWTHEVSGAAQEWLSASLGEDGKSLLISVTDNPTAEKRSGTVSVKAVDHIEIKPIGITVQQEAGEGVQPGGSITVSPESLTFAGEGAEAQRVAVTVSNPELTWTAAPEDAAKEWITVTADGDGISVSVSDNPETDQRSGNIIITPGLDDVRPRAVRVVQEGKILPPSLDADPKEVPVFAYDGSVERIITVTAVNCDWAVRVDYTEGDAGGWVKAQTIKTEAHSALSISVGRNETLEARSASVTVYALGVENIPDIVIPVSQEAGKEFFSTLTGPVAISDMESLGALQYHISPSQTWDTTNPGTYWIMDMWSSGVSQESDLFGNKSFLGSGTRIYLKLFSENIPFNDDQEFTLPAGEYRVKQYDVIINKADIVPYTVEAGRKTKNLTYPTGSWYMKVDDGGFAEAGPLTGGSMTVAVDGPDTYTFTFDFVDDRGNAITGTAKGTVTKASCNFFPEEPGEDVEPDPDPDPDPDPGFGQ from the coding sequence ATGAAAAAAATTTATTCTCTGTGGATGATGCTCCTTCCGCTTGCCGTTGCAGCGGTCTCCTGCGGAAAGGAGCCTGTGGATACGGCTGCATCGCTTTCGGTGCAGCCCACGTTGTTGGAGTTCGCCGCAACGGGCAATGGCAGCCAAAGCGTCGCCGTCACGGCAACGAATACCGAGTGGACGCACGAAGTGTCGGGGGCGGCGCAGGAGTGGCTCTCCGCCTCGCTGGGCGAGGACGGGAAATCGCTGCTCATCTCCGTGACCGATAACCCGACGGCCGAGAAACGTTCCGGTACGGTATCCGTCAAGGCGGTGGACCATATCGAAATCAAACCCATCGGCATCACCGTGCAGCAGGAGGCCGGTGAAGGAGTGCAGCCGGGCGGTTCCATCACGGTCAGTCCCGAATCCCTCACCTTTGCGGGAGAGGGTGCGGAGGCGCAGCGTGTCGCCGTTACGGTCAGCAATCCGGAACTGACATGGACGGCAGCTCCGGAAGATGCCGCCAAGGAGTGGATTACGGTGACTGCCGACGGCGACGGAATTTCCGTATCGGTGAGCGATAATCCGGAAACCGACCAGCGTTCGGGGAACATCATCATTACCCCCGGTCTGGACGATGTAAGACCGCGGGCCGTGCGTGTGGTGCAGGAGGGGAAGATACTGCCTCCCTCGCTCGATGCCGACCCGAAGGAGGTCCCTGTTTTTGCGTATGACGGCAGTGTCGAACGGATTATCACGGTAACGGCCGTGAACTGCGATTGGGCCGTTCGCGTGGATTATACCGAAGGCGATGCGGGCGGTTGGGTAAAGGCGCAGACGATAAAGACAGAGGCTCATTCGGCCCTCAGCATATCGGTCGGCAGGAACGAGACGCTCGAAGCGCGTTCGGCTTCGGTGACCGTCTATGCCCTGGGAGTGGAGAATATTCCGGATATCGTCATTCCTGTCAGCCAGGAGGCGGGCAAGGAGTTCTTCTCTACGCTGACCGGCCCGGTGGCGATATCCGATATGGAATCGCTGGGGGCGCTTCAGTACCATATCTCTCCGAGTCAGACGTGGGATACCACGAATCCCGGTACCTATTGGATAATGGACATGTGGAGCAGCGGCGTTTCTCAGGAGAGCGATCTGTTTGGCAACAAATCGTTCCTCGGCAGCGGTACGCGCATCTATCTGAAGCTCTTTTCGGAGAATATTCCTTTCAATGACGACCAGGAGTTTACCCTGCCTGCCGGCGAGTATCGTGTGAAACAGTATGATGTCATCATCAATAAGGCGGACATAGTGCCCTATACCGTCGAAGCCGGAAGGAAAACGAAAAATTTGACCTATCCGACCGGCAGTTGGTACATGAAAGTGGATGACGGCGGATTTGCGGAGGCCGGCCCGCTGACGGGAGGCAGCATGACCGTGGCGGTGGACGGTCCCGATACCTATACATTCACGTTCGATTTTGTGGACGACCGAGGCAATGCGATAACCGGTACAGCCAAAGGTACCGTAACCAAGGCGAGCTGTAACTTCTTCCCGGAAGAGCCGGGAGAGGACGTGGAGCCCGACCCTGACCCCGACCCTGACCCCGACCCCGGTTTCGGGCAGTAA
- a CDS encoding BACON domain-containing protein: MKKILTVLALAAAVLGVSCDRPEEPQVKPTLTVSPSELAFAASGNSSKTVTVTAENVGWEITMSDESKAWITVTENSDGKTLTVSVSDNEAETARNGSFTLTPDNVKVDPKRVTVSQEGAEVGDLSFSLDPTALTFDGEGAPAQEVVVAVSDAKLTWTAAPEEAAKDWITVTASGDKISVSVADNPDTTERSGNVIVTPDTKSVNPKAVRVTQKGKVLPPSLSTSVESGKLEFDYSVVVGTTVYVTAVDVNWDAKVSDTPDVVGNPVEWLKVSSITKENVDTPYFSVRPETNTTTEARSAYVVVTSDNPEVPNVTIEVVQAGGKEFLTNLTAPVEITDMGTGVVNDVFFSPNQKWQDRPVATWSLTLLAPGVERSKDWQGFWHYNGIGTRLFIEIYSERIVYNDDGEYYLPEGDYTVAADEMDENDRPVLVPFTVKPGEETNGNMSIVAGSWYLEVLGEEDVYGGMAPISSGTLHVARSGEEYTLTMDFKDDAGFSITGTCVTKLDNMSVNFWERPDPSEPEEPEDPDEGGELPPFGPPTE; encoded by the coding sequence ATGAAAAAAATTTTGACTGTATTGGCCCTTGCGGCCGCCGTGCTGGGCGTGTCGTGCGATAGGCCGGAGGAGCCTCAGGTGAAACCGACGCTGACCGTTTCTCCCTCGGAACTTGCATTCGCAGCTTCCGGCAATTCCAGCAAAACCGTTACCGTAACCGCCGAAAATGTCGGGTGGGAGATTACCATGTCCGACGAATCCAAGGCGTGGATTACCGTGACGGAAAATTCCGACGGCAAGACGCTGACGGTCTCCGTTTCGGACAATGAGGCCGAGACGGCCCGCAACGGTTCGTTTACCCTCACGCCCGACAATGTTAAGGTAGACCCGAAGCGTGTCACTGTTTCGCAGGAAGGTGCCGAAGTGGGTGACCTCTCCTTCTCGCTTGACCCCACTGCTCTTACGTTCGACGGGGAGGGTGCTCCTGCGCAGGAGGTCGTCGTTGCCGTGAGCGATGCGAAGCTGACATGGACGGCGGCTCCGGAAGAGGCCGCCAAGGATTGGATTACGGTGACTGCCTCCGGTGACAAGATTTCCGTTTCGGTGGCCGACAATCCCGATACGACGGAACGGTCGGGGAACGTGATAGTTACTCCCGATACGAAGAGCGTGAACCCGAAAGCGGTTCGGGTGACGCAGAAGGGCAAGGTGCTTCCTCCGTCGCTCAGTACCAGCGTGGAGTCCGGCAAACTTGAATTCGACTACTCCGTTGTCGTAGGTACGACGGTCTATGTGACCGCCGTGGATGTGAACTGGGATGCCAAGGTTTCCGATACCCCCGATGTCGTGGGGAATCCGGTGGAGTGGCTGAAGGTCTCCAGCATCACCAAAGAGAATGTCGATACCCCCTATTTCAGTGTCCGTCCCGAAACGAATACCACGACCGAGGCGCGTAGCGCGTACGTAGTGGTTACGTCCGACAATCCGGAGGTACCCAATGTAACCATCGAGGTGGTACAGGCCGGAGGCAAGGAGTTCCTGACCAACCTGACGGCTCCCGTGGAGATAACCGATATGGGGACGGGCGTGGTGAACGACGTCTTTTTCTCTCCGAACCAGAAATGGCAGGACAGGCCGGTGGCCACGTGGTCTCTTACGCTGTTGGCACCGGGCGTCGAGCGTAGCAAGGATTGGCAGGGATTTTGGCACTACAACGGTATTGGCACGAGGTTGTTTATTGAGATTTATTCGGAGAGAATCGTGTACAACGACGATGGGGAGTACTATCTGCCCGAAGGCGATTACACGGTGGCGGCCGATGAGATGGATGAGAATGACCGGCCTGTTCTCGTGCCGTTTACCGTAAAGCCCGGCGAGGAGACCAACGGCAACATGTCGATAGTGGCCGGCAGTTGGTATTTGGAGGTTCTCGGCGAGGAGGATGTGTACGGCGGCATGGCTCCCATATCGTCCGGGACCCTGCACGTGGCCCGCAGCGGTGAGGAGTACACCCTGACGATGGACTTCAAGGACGACGCCGGCTTCTCCATTACGGGAACTTGCGTGACCAAACTCGATAACATGAGCGTGAATTTCTGGGAGCGTCCCGACCCGAGCGAACCGGAAGAACCGGAAGACCCGGACGAGGGCGGAGAACTGCCGCCTTTCGGCCCGCCTACCGAGTGA
- a CDS encoding BACON domain-containing protein — MKKIVSLVAAACALAFVACDKPTESEPTLTVGSTSLTFEAVGSPAQNVGVTSNVEWKCTVAESAAAWLTAVKTDSGDGITVSVTDNGPEQRVGKITVEAVSAKVKAKEITVTQKAGEAVAVEFTLTPDKLEFVGESAPAQEVTVVLDGEGMTWKAAPEADGTWAHVEAGDGKFTVTVDDNPSTSPRATRIVVTPSDESVAAKSVTVTQNGKEIKPSLSVTMDPLECSFRYNDISVYRCNVEAVLTDWTAGTSDGAGNLVPWINLTVVNNDDEAYIGIGVDANDEPGAPERTGYVVITPTAEELEPITITVKQGGPTLSTLTGPVEITDMTNVICNVDFFPNTPEADGGDTRLSATWDMYIWGTGLEYDTSGWPYVYRGSGNRLKLSVYSTKIPHNDDNEYYLPDGEYTVVRNSDNQPNTITYGQDNLGVVDPIFPMGSWYFDTQNDAAVAQAPLAGGKMTVQRNGEVYTLTFDFTDDAGNAITGTCTATFNMTVTYNPPEPPLGGGGEDDGGVV, encoded by the coding sequence ATGAAAAAAATCGTTTCATTGGTTGCCGCGGCGTGCGCATTGGCGTTCGTGGCGTGCGACAAACCGACAGAGAGCGAACCGACACTGACGGTCGGTTCGACATCCCTGACGTTCGAAGCGGTCGGCAGTCCCGCACAGAACGTTGGGGTGACCTCCAATGTCGAGTGGAAATGTACCGTGGCGGAATCGGCGGCGGCATGGCTTACGGCCGTGAAGACGGATTCGGGCGACGGCATCACCGTCTCCGTGACAGACAACGGCCCCGAGCAGCGTGTGGGCAAGATAACCGTCGAGGCCGTTTCGGCGAAGGTCAAGGCGAAGGAGATAACCGTGACGCAGAAGGCCGGCGAGGCCGTGGCAGTGGAGTTCACCCTGACGCCCGACAAACTGGAATTCGTGGGTGAGAGCGCTCCCGCACAGGAGGTGACCGTCGTTCTGGACGGCGAAGGAATGACCTGGAAGGCAGCACCCGAGGCGGACGGTACCTGGGCTCATGTGGAGGCCGGCGACGGCAAGTTTACCGTGACGGTGGACGACAACCCCTCCACTTCGCCGCGTGCTACCCGCATCGTGGTGACGCCGAGCGACGAATCGGTGGCCGCCAAGAGTGTGACCGTAACCCAGAACGGCAAGGAAATCAAGCCTTCGCTGAGCGTTACGATGGACCCGCTGGAGTGTTCGTTCCGCTATAACGATATCAGCGTGTACCGGTGCAACGTAGAGGCCGTACTGACCGACTGGACGGCCGGAACGTCGGACGGAGCCGGCAATCTGGTGCCGTGGATTAACCTCACCGTAGTCAATAACGACGACGAGGCTTATATCGGCATCGGGGTAGATGCGAACGACGAACCGGGTGCCCCGGAGCGTACGGGGTATGTGGTCATCACGCCGACGGCCGAGGAACTCGAACCGATTACCATCACGGTGAAACAGGGCGGTCCGACCCTCTCGACGCTGACCGGGCCGGTCGAGATTACGGATATGACGAATGTGATTTGCAACGTGGATTTCTTCCCGAATACTCCCGAGGCAGACGGCGGAGATACCCGTCTTTCCGCGACGTGGGATATGTATATCTGGGGGACGGGACTCGAATACGACACTTCGGGATGGCCCTATGTGTACCGGGGAAGCGGCAACAGACTCAAGCTCTCCGTTTACTCGACGAAGATACCGCACAACGACGATAACGAATATTATCTGCCCGACGGCGAATATACGGTTGTAAGGAACAGCGACAACCAGCCGAATACCATTACGTACGGTCAGGACAATCTCGGTGTCGTAGACCCGATTTTCCCGATGGGAAGCTGGTATTTCGATACGCAGAACGATGCGGCGGTCGCACAGGCTCCGCTGGCAGGCGGCAAGATGACGGTACAGCGGAACGGTGAGGTGTACACGCTGACTTTCGACTTCACGGATGATGCCGGAAACGCCATCACGGGTACCTGCACCGCAACGTTCAATATGACCGTTACCTATAATCCGCCCGAACCTCCTCTGGGAGGCGGCGGTGAGGATGACGGCGGTGTGGTATAG
- the priA gene encoding replication restart helicase PriA: MYADIVVPVARGPFTFRIGEGAAGICPGMGIEVRLGARKRYMGIVWRLYDRPPGFATKTAGRLMGDAPLLTPAQMELWKWMAEYYMCTLGDVMRFAMPAALKPAGLTEEEFRRVEYRPATVRYVKLGPSVADAQALHVALEGLHRAKAQQAALLAFCAAFPDGGVGGGELPRSALSAPSVVLNKLEEKGIFSFFDREAAVGAEMPFDRAQVPLAPLSPAQTDALEEVRREFVSQDCVLLYGVTGSGKTELYMHLMADALARGKSVLYMMPEIAMTSQLVARVRSVFGSRVTLYHSRLGERRRAEIYRRLLASGGGELVLGVRSALFLPLPSFGLVIVDEEHDQSYKQAEPAPRYNARDCAVWMARRSGAKCLLASATPSIESYVNATGGKYGFVTLAERYGDGRLPRIAVSDSLRAFKRGERRLHFDKALLDRMAATLGSGRQVMLFQNRRGFAPWVECTQCGWVAHCPRCSVTLTYHKLGDRMKCHLCGYSSALPAACPRCGTLAPGLMGFGTEKVEEEVASLFPTARILRLDRDTAASPARYERIVADFERGEADVLVGTQMVTKGFDFPKLGLVGILHADNLLNYPDFRASERAYQTMTQVAGRAGRTDAGGEVVIQTMQPDHPVVRQVQSFDYEGMVRSQLVERSAFGYPPYGKLVVVNLRHRDERLLGAAAAWVAARMRTLFGERVYGPHPPVVDKIGGENYLEILLKIENGRSPARAKELLAEILKEAAGHGEYRRVFIFCDVDPQ; the protein is encoded by the coding sequence ATGTATGCCGACATAGTGGTTCCGGTGGCGCGGGGGCCCTTTACTTTCCGGATAGGGGAGGGGGCCGCCGGGATATGTCCGGGTATGGGCATCGAAGTGAGGCTCGGTGCCCGGAAGCGCTATATGGGTATCGTATGGCGTCTGTACGACCGGCCTCCGGGGTTTGCCACGAAGACGGCCGGGCGGTTGATGGGCGATGCGCCGCTGCTTACTCCGGCACAGATGGAGCTGTGGAAGTGGATGGCGGAGTATTATATGTGTACGCTCGGTGATGTGATGCGGTTCGCCATGCCCGCCGCCCTGAAGCCTGCAGGGCTGACCGAGGAGGAGTTCCGGCGCGTCGAATACCGTCCTGCCACGGTTCGGTATGTGAAGCTGGGGCCTTCGGTGGCGGATGCACAGGCGCTGCATGTCGCTCTGGAAGGATTGCATCGTGCCAAGGCACAGCAGGCCGCGCTACTCGCCTTCTGTGCAGCGTTTCCCGACGGCGGCGTAGGAGGCGGGGAACTGCCCCGTTCGGCTCTCTCGGCGCCGTCCGTCGTCCTGAACAAATTGGAGGAAAAGGGTATCTTTTCTTTTTTCGACCGGGAAGCAGCCGTGGGCGCCGAGATGCCTTTCGATCGGGCGCAGGTGCCTTTGGCTCCCCTTTCTCCGGCTCAGACGGATGCATTGGAGGAGGTGCGGCGCGAATTCGTTTCACAGGATTGCGTTCTGCTGTACGGCGTTACGGGCAGCGGGAAGACGGAACTTTACATGCACCTGATGGCCGATGCACTCGCGCGGGGGAAGAGCGTTCTCTATATGATGCCCGAAATCGCCATGACCTCCCAACTCGTGGCCCGTGTCCGCTCCGTATTCGGCAGCCGGGTGACGCTGTACCACTCCCGGCTCGGCGAACGCCGCCGTGCGGAGATTTACCGGAGGCTGCTGGCCTCCGGGGGAGGGGAGCTCGTGCTGGGGGTCCGTTCGGCTCTTTTCCTGCCTCTGCCGTCGTTCGGGCTGGTTATCGTGGACGAGGAGCACGACCAGAGCTATAAACAGGCCGAACCGGCACCGCGTTACAATGCCCGAGACTGTGCCGTGTGGATGGCCCGGCGGTCGGGGGCGAAGTGTCTGCTGGCAAGTGCCACCCCCTCCATAGAGAGCTACGTGAATGCGACAGGAGGAAAATACGGTTTTGTGACGCTTGCGGAACGTTACGGAGACGGACGCCTGCCTCGTATCGCAGTGTCCGATTCGCTGCGGGCCTTCAAGCGGGGCGAACGTAGGCTCCATTTCGATAAGGCGCTGCTCGACCGGATGGCTGCGACTCTCGGCAGCGGCCGACAGGTCATGCTTTTCCAGAACCGGCGCGGATTTGCTCCGTGGGTGGAGTGTACGCAGTGCGGCTGGGTGGCGCATTGCCCGCGCTGCAGCGTGACGCTCACCTATCATAAGCTGGGCGACCGGATGAAGTGTCATTTGTGCGGTTACTCCTCCGCACTGCCCGCCGCATGTCCCCGGTGCGGGACGCTGGCACCCGGATTGATGGGATTCGGTACGGAGAAGGTGGAGGAGGAGGTCGCGTCGCTCTTTCCGACGGCCCGCATCCTGCGTCTCGACCGGGATACGGCCGCATCGCCTGCGCGTTACGAAAGGATAGTCGCCGATTTTGAACGGGGAGAGGCTGATGTGCTCGTGGGAACGCAGATGGTGACGAAGGGATTCGATTTCCCGAAGCTCGGTTTGGTCGGTATTCTCCATGCCGATAACCTGCTGAACTATCCCGATTTCCGAGCTTCGGAGCGGGCCTACCAGACGATGACGCAGGTGGCCGGGCGGGCGGGGCGCACCGATGCCGGCGGCGAAGTGGTGATACAGACCATGCAGCCCGACCATCCGGTGGTACGGCAGGTGCAGTCGTTCGACTATGAAGGCATGGTTCGGTCGCAGTTGGTCGAGCGGAGTGCGTTCGGGTATCCTCCTTACGGAAAACTGGTGGTGGTGAATCTGCGTCACCGCGACGAACGGCTGCTCGGAGCGGCTGCGGCGTGGGTTGCCGCACGGATGCGGACCCTCTTCGGGGAGCGGGTTTACGGGCCCCATCCGCCCGTGGTGGATAAGATAGGCGGCGAGAATTATCTCGAAATATTGTTGAAGATAGAGAACGGCCGTTCTCCGGCGCGTGCCAAGGAGTTGCTGGCGGAGATTCTGAAGGAGGCGGCCGGTCACGGGGAGTACAGGCGCGTTTTCATCTTCTGCGATGTGGACCCCCAATAG
- a CDS encoding BACON domain-containing protein, which translates to MFLVACKGTETPQEQPSLKVNPLALEFAASGNASQTLTVEAVAVEWTHEVSGAAKEWLTVSKTDAETLTVTVSDNETAEKRSGTVTVSATDHPEMKPIGVTVSQEAGEVTEYSISVNPVSLEFEADSTEPQEVTVTAVGEGLTWTAAAEQGASWLHVEASGDKISVTVDAYEDTELQRAANIIVTPDREGVAAKSVRVTQQPAEEVPSLTVSPTDAMEFAYNETASRVLRVTAVACTWVAEAKDAEGNPAEWIELSVSRLPEELSGNVVVRVQPNSSLEARSGEVVIRTNTEGIEPITIAVTQGPGKEFLSSLTDHVTLEDMNPAGGFYYYLSPAQKWDTSTQASSWQCELWGAGLTRTLDGGTYVYSGTGDVLKLAFYTSRINYNDDELFYIPDGVYDVQWYDYFPSKEQWVPFTVVQGRETNNLTIRISHSWYVHIEDGEITESAPIWEGTMNVALGADDTYTIEMNFKDDAGWDITGTVVSKVTESKINFWENPAPEPEEPEEPEDPEDPDPGFGQ; encoded by the coding sequence ATGTTCCTCGTTGCATGTAAAGGAACGGAAACACCGCAGGAACAGCCTTCCTTAAAAGTAAATCCTTTGGCTCTGGAATTTGCCGCGAGCGGCAATGCGAGTCAAACTCTCACCGTGGAAGCCGTCGCCGTGGAGTGGACGCACGAGGTGTCCGGCGCTGCGAAGGAGTGGCTGACCGTTTCCAAGACCGATGCGGAAACGCTTACCGTGACCGTGAGCGACAACGAGACTGCCGAAAAGAGGAGCGGTACCGTCACCGTTTCGGCTACAGACCATCCGGAAATGAAGCCGATAGGCGTCACGGTTTCGCAGGAGGCCGGCGAGGTGACGGAGTATTCGATTTCGGTGAATCCCGTATCGCTCGAATTCGAGGCCGACAGCACCGAACCGCAGGAGGTTACGGTGACTGCCGTGGGTGAGGGGCTGACGTGGACGGCCGCCGCCGAGCAGGGGGCCTCGTGGCTTCATGTCGAGGCATCGGGCGATAAAATCTCCGTGACGGTGGATGCCTACGAGGATACGGAACTCCAGCGTGCCGCGAACATTATCGTCACTCCCGACCGGGAGGGTGTTGCGGCCAAGAGCGTAAGGGTGACCCAGCAGCCTGCCGAAGAGGTGCCTTCGCTGACGGTCTCTCCTACCGATGCCATGGAGTTCGCCTACAACGAGACCGCCAGCAGGGTGCTGCGGGTGACAGCGGTGGCATGTACCTGGGTTGCCGAGGCGAAAGATGCTGAGGGCAATCCGGCCGAATGGATAGAACTGAGCGTCTCCAGGCTGCCCGAGGAGCTTTCGGGTAACGTCGTTGTGAGGGTACAGCCCAACTCCAGTCTGGAGGCGCGTTCGGGCGAGGTGGTCATCCGTACCAATACGGAGGGCATCGAGCCCATTACGATAGCCGTAACCCAGGGCCCCGGCAAAGAGTTCCTCTCCAGCCTGACCGACCACGTGACGCTGGAGGATATGAATCCGGCCGGCGGTTTCTACTATTATCTCTCGCCGGCTCAGAAATGGGACACCTCCACTCAGGCATCCAGTTGGCAATGCGAGCTGTGGGGTGCCGGGCTCACGCGTACGTTGGACGGCGGCACGTACGTCTATTCCGGAACGGGCGACGTACTCAAACTCGCTTTTTATACCTCCCGCATCAATTACAACGACGACGAACTCTTTTATATTCCGGACGGCGTGTATGATGTGCAGTGGTACGACTACTTTCCCAGCAAGGAGCAGTGGGTGCCTTTCACCGTCGTACAGGGAAGAGAGACGAATAACCTGACCATCCGTATCTCGCATTCGTGGTACGTACATATCGAAGACGGGGAGATTACCGAGTCGGCCCCGATTTGGGAGGGTACCATGAATGTTGCCCTCGGCGCGGACGACACCTATACGATAGAGATGAACTTCAAGGACGATGCGGGATGGGATATCACCGGAACTGTCGTGTCCAAGGTCACCGAATCGAAGATCAATTTCTGGGAGAATCCGGCTCCGGAACCTGAAGAACCCGAGGAACCGGAAGACCCGGAAGACCCGGACCCCGGTTTCGGACAGTAA
- a CDS encoding ComF family protein produces the protein MSSIWKDLRDLFWPPLCPVCGERMPDGARTVCTACRMDAPLTGFWTQVDNPVVRKFWGLVPVVNASAFLFFVRGNGYRDLIHGFKYYGRWRQALEMGAWYGGELAAGGLYAGVDVVVPVPLHLRKRLRRGYNQAEYIARGIAESLGVPVDVHSVRRHRHNPSQALKEHRQRWENVRGIFSVRRPGRLCGKHILLVDDVLTTGATVTSCAEAILAAVPDVRISIAVLAVSRHNLEVA, from the coding sequence ATGAGCTCGATTTGGAAAGACCTGCGCGACCTTTTTTGGCCGCCGCTGTGTCCCGTCTGCGGAGAGAGGATGCCCGACGGGGCGCGGACGGTATGTACCGCCTGCCGCATGGATGCACCGTTGACCGGATTCTGGACGCAGGTGGACAATCCCGTGGTACGGAAGTTCTGGGGACTCGTTCCGGTAGTGAATGCGTCGGCCTTTCTCTTTTTCGTGCGCGGCAACGGTTACCGAGACCTCATTCACGGTTTTAAATATTACGGACGCTGGCGGCAGGCCCTTGAAATGGGAGCGTGGTACGGCGGCGAACTTGCTGCCGGAGGGCTCTATGCCGGAGTGGATGTCGTCGTTCCCGTCCCCCTGCACCTGCGCAAGCGCCTCCGCCGCGGTTACAATCAGGCTGAATACATCGCCCGCGGCATTGCGGAGAGTCTCGGCGTGCCGGTGGATGTCCACAGCGTGCGCCGCCACCGGCACAATCCGAGCCAGGCGCTCAAAGAGCATCGGCAGCGGTGGGAGAATGTACGGGGTATCTTTTCCGTGCGCCGGCCCGGGCGTCTGTGCGGCAAACATATCCTCCTCGTGGACGACGTGCTGACTACGGGAGCGACGGTAACCTCTTGTGCCGAAGCTATCCTGGCCGCCGTACCAGACGTTCGCATCAGTATCGCCGTCCTTGCCGTCTCCCGCCACAACCTCGAAGTGGCTTGA
- a CDS encoding YitT family protein: protein MTKKLNISKGSVRQTVKEWTIITLGVLLYSFAWVSIILPADGMGGGATGIAMLVYYATGGIDGGVPIGISYFVVNAILITAAVFIIGAKFGIKTIYSIILMSIAMSVMQAVIPNNILGLANDKLLSALLGGGVAGLGISLVLMQGGSTGGSDIIAMIINKYRNISYGRVVLVTDCIIIGASYFIEHNLAQVIYGYVLTATFSVTADVMLAGNKQSAQIFVMSEHYKEIADLITNDFHRGVTLLDGTGWYTKKPTKVIMVMVRKNESTYMLSKIKALDSKAFITMGSVMGVYGEGFDTFRK, encoded by the coding sequence ATGACAAAAAAACTTAACATCAGCAAAGGTTCCGTCCGGCAAACGGTAAAAGAGTGGACCATCATCACGCTCGGCGTGCTCCTCTACTCGTTCGCATGGGTGAGCATCATCCTGCCTGCCGACGGTATGGGCGGCGGCGCGACCGGTATCGCCATGCTCGTGTACTACGCTACCGGAGGCATCGACGGAGGGGTACCCATCGGCATCAGCTATTTCGTTGTGAATGCGATACTCATCACGGCCGCAGTCTTCATCATCGGGGCCAAATTCGGGATAAAGACCATCTACTCCATCATCCTCATGTCGATAGCCATGAGCGTCATGCAGGCGGTCATCCCGAACAACATCCTCGGTCTGGCAAACGACAAACTCCTCTCGGCACTCCTCGGCGGCGGCGTGGCCGGCCTCGGCATCAGTCTCGTGCTCATGCAGGGCGGCAGTACCGGCGGTTCGGATATCATCGCCATGATAATCAACAAATACCGCAACATCAGCTACGGAAGGGTCGTGCTGGTCACCGACTGCATCATCATCGGTGCCTCCTACTTCATCGAACACAACCTCGCACAGGTGATATACGGTTACGTACTGACGGCCACATTCAGCGTAACCGCCGACGTGATGCTCGCGGGCAACAAACAGTCGGCGCAGATATTCGTCATGTCGGAACACTACAAGGAAATCGCCGACCTCATCACGAACGACTTCCATCGCGGCGTCACGCTGCTGGACGGTACCGGCTGGTACACGAAAAAGCCTACCAAGGTCATCATGGTGATGGTAAGGAAAAACGAATCCACCTACATGCTCTCCAAAATCAAGGCGCTCGACTCGAAGGCATTCATCACGATGGGCAGCGTCATGGGCGTATACGGCGAAGGTTTCGACACGTTCAGGAAATGA